DNA from Triticum aestivum cultivar Chinese Spring chromosome 7D, IWGSC CS RefSeq v2.1, whole genome shotgun sequence:
gggccgcacatcgtaaccgtagcaccacagaataccgactgcgatggcaatgcgagcagaaacgagtaggagtactataggggccctatccccgacggtttctgggtcgtgtgggaagaaccccctatcgcccacactcacttgacgacggttccaaatgtcgtcgcggaaaggggttaaaaaccgtttgtttaggactgacgcgtaccagtgcaagaaactcagaaagattgttaggataaagaaattagcgacgaaaaacaacaagatctttgtctgcacaatgaagaagacatcaatttACTACATggtggtactaactattataccttgcctttttattcctttgccccatttccaatatagagaagatatttatgcacatccttgttttcaggcctttccaaagtagttcactgatgattacctctcaaaccacctgtatggtcaggaggcgaggaaggtattcatacaacacccacggctcaattttgaagtgttcctgaagagaacgaaggatggacggtcaatcatccacaggcagtggcctaaagttacaaagaccttcaacatcaatgaaggctcaatattcgccttttgcttcaacagttttccagatgagatacatatgTCTATGtatcatctatgatgctaatttcgaatggttatagatgttgcatgtgaaacttggtgctggtgtagttgtgtaatggggtagctgagtgctgaagctatatgatgttgtactctcatgtatttcaattatgaaaatgaaatatattttgggcttaatatgaaatgtcaattagattaataaatggattattaataatcagataattagcctgctaattgggtttttctattgcaaacggttattgagaaaacaccgtgtgtaatgcattcaataacgcacacagtttttaggaataaaccatgttagattaatgaacaatcacacacgacatcctcttgaaaactgtttgcgttaggccacctggcacaaatgtttaccacataaaaattgtgtgtgatggacagcctttgccacacagtttcttctacgcaccgtgtgtgatgcattcaataacgcaaacgataaaattgttaatatcgtgtgcaatggcaacactatcacaaacgatttaacggggaaaattgtgtgtgatgtacctatgaacggaaacgttttccttggagcgactgtgtgggatgtacatacgaacgaaaacgtttagcggggactgactgtgtgggatgtacttgcgaccggaaacaattttgcctgtatacttgtattttttagctctactgtatgtatttccgtatttgagggCTCGTCGGTctcacacgacctcattttgccgagcgtgtgtgccaggagggaatatcctcgacggtttctgggtcgtgtgggaaggacccccttatcgccgtcactcactaggcgacggttccgaatgccgtcgcggaaaggggttaaaaaccgtttgtatagcacctcgctgtactggTGTTAGTGTCATCATCCAAGGAACATAAATTTGCATTTTACATACATGTCCATGTGAGGAAGAACATTTATCAAAAATGTAGAAAGGGACCAAAACTTGATTGTCATAATCCTAAATAATGACATCCCACATTTAGGAAGATAAAAATCCCTTTGCCACTCAAATTTACCAACTCACATTAGAGCCACATAAATAAAATGAACCCATATAATGGTACCTTCATAATATTAGAGTAGTCCTTGCCAGGAGGAAAATACTCTTCCAAATGGCAACACCTTCACTCCTAAGCTAATGGAGATCAATCTAGAGTAGCTAAATCCATCAGATCTCCTAACACTGTCGGTTGAAGAATTGGCTCATAGACATATGTAGAGTTACCCACTGCAACTTCAAGGAATTTTCCTTGTTCAAAGAAGCCAGGGGGAATACATGCACTTGAAGAGCCATTAGATGAATTAGAATCACTTTCTTCCCTTGTCATATTTGGGAGCATAGAATATCATAGGAGCTCAGAATTGTGGATGAGTTGACACTTTGACTTTACGACTTAAGCATTGGAGGAAGCAATCAACTCTCAATATCCAATAACTCATGACTCAGAGAAATTTCAGATATCATATGGTCCTTCATAGTTTCTTTGTAGGGCAGTTGACTAAGGTCCAGTCGGATTAGAAATGACCAAATCAGAGGGCGGAACAGTAGCTTGCACATGGGCAACAGATGGGGCAAGTTGGATTGCAAGAATAGGTACAGAAAGCACACCAACATTGAGAGAAGTTCCTCGGACAACTGATGTAGGAGTTGGCTTTTCAATATTAGCAGAGACATCATTAATCACAATGATACTAGTATTAATGGGCAGGTCACTACTACCTTCAACAAACATCATGCTGAAAGAAAAGACTCATGTCAAACTCATGATCATTAACCACAGTAGGTGCCAACCTATTAAAATTTAGAGCCATATCTGGTCAAGCTCAGGCATATGAGCAACCAAAGGTAATGGGCCAAAATTCATAGGCCCATCAAGGAGTATCATCTCTGGGCCAAGAGAAGCCAAATTCAAATCCAATGCGAGTTGAGCTACAAGTCCAGACCACCCAAAAAACTAGTTGTACTTGAATTACCAGAGATATTTAAAGAGAGAATGAGCCCATTATTATCTTCTAATTCATGTTGTGGATTTTTGATTGACTTCAATATCTAGTAGTCGGTCATGGAGTTCTAAAAATTCCTCATGCTGAATTTTAATATGAATCAGTTGTTGCCGATGTGGCATAGCCCAATGCCCCTAGTCAGGATCTTCCTCTATATTCATTTGGCCATGTGCATCTTGAGGTTTAGCAGCAGGTGCAACACGTGGATCATTCCAGGGAAAATGACCAATAATATGATTTTCCTTGTTTGGGTGAAACTGTTCCTGATCAGGCAATGGATGGCAATTTACATTTAGAGGAATTGTGCCCTCATGTTGTGCCCCCCTCAAAGGAGGTTTTGCTGCAAAAATGTAACAAGAACATATTACGACCTTCCCCCTCTCAAGCCATGTGATTTGGACTGCACCACTATGCTTTACATAAATATCTTTAAGTCATCCACTCTTATTTTGATGATGATACCAACTTTTGTGCTCCCCCTTTTATCACAAACTAACATCTTTACAAAGCTTCTAATATCATTAAAAATATAAAATTTCTAAGATCATCATGAAACCCTACAAGTATGAGCCAAGCTTCTCTATTGAGCAGAAACTTTCTCCAATTTAAACCCTAATCATGTTTTCAAAAACAATAGCAACATCGTCATAACTAAGTGGACTATTACCAACCAACTCATCTGTGTCAAAAATCGATTCGAGACTGACAAATGCTTGCCCATGGGGACAAGAGGTGACCTCCTTAAACCCTAATATGTCGAAATCTCTTAAGAATTCAGTAATGATCTCTCTCATATTTATGAAATGAACCTCACCTTGGGCATAGGAACAAATGTTACAATGGCAAGGTCTTCATTTGCAAGATGAATGTGTGGAAAGATTACCCTAACTCGGGGAAGCCGAGCGTCAACCTCAATCGCTTGATGCCCCAGCGACAGGAAGGGCGTCGGATCGAAGGGGAACGATGTAGTCGGTTCCGGCATACAATGGTCTTCAACATTGTTTGGAGCAGAGATTGGGAAAAGGAGGAATTGAGCAAGGAAGCTGAAGAGGCCACCTTTCTATGTTCTTTAGCTGCCCCGCTGACATCATCCCGAGAACCGCcaatgttgatgatgatccaggggagatcacaaccttctgtaccaaTGAGACTAATTAGGCTGATGACGTGAAATTTGAGTTGTAGTGGTTCCCACCTATGATTTGGGATGAGTGGAGGATTAGGAAGTCTAGGCTCGGAGGGGCAAGAGCATGCCACATGGCCCAACCCTTGGAGGCCCTACATCAAATCTTGTTAGTGCACGCAGGACGAAAGTGGCAAACACCTGACGGAGAACACAAAATGTTTGCCCATTGCGAGGCCTTGGGCTCGACCCATAAGAAGTTATAGCCTGCTTCTTAGACTTTTGAAATTCCTGAGATCCCACCCATGAATGATCCCTGAAGGTCTCTTCtgttgcacccccccccccccccctgaaaattCAAGGCCTTGGAAAACTAAATTTTGGTGCTTGCTTGGAAGAGGATTCTTCGGACGAACTCGGTCATAAAAAAATGAGGAGATCTAACAACATTTGCAAAAGATTTACCTTGGTCTTTTGAACGAGTGACCATGGTCCAATTCATCTTGTTCTTTGCAATATAATCCAAACTCCTTGGGAGAATTCATGCCTCCTTTGCCCCTAAGCCAGAATTGCAGATTGATTTTTTCATTAGCAATATTACCGCCATTATAATAGGAAACCCACATCTCTAGATGAAACAATGAATTTGAATGACCAATATTGAACATGAGAAAGTTTGAACCTGGCTGCATTTCGCCAAATCAAGATTAAAGAATAAGCGCAACTGATTCAACATTCAAATGGATCCTTGACCTCGAGACTTCAGCCACCAAGAGAAATTCATGAAGATTATGACCATCAAGAAAATTGACTGGAACTCCAAAGTTCTTCCAAATCATCGCTTCAAAATCTAGCTTTGGTTGAATTGGAGATCGTAAAACGCCATGCGGTGACGGGAAGGAAGGACAGTAATATGGTGCCTGACATGGTTGGAGTGGCCAACATCGGTTCTGTTTttttgggcggggggggggggggggggggggggggggggagatggccACCAACGACGGTAggttggaggaggagggggggTGATCTTTGCATGTATTTTAATTTAGCGAGAGCCAACCTTGAAAATAAATCTATGTTTCTTCAGTGCAACATAGTCATAGGCGCCAATCGAGTAAGTCACACGCCATTAGAAGGTGTTCTGACATGCGCTCTTTGACATGATTTGTCAGTGAACATAACTTCCAATGACAAAATATCACTTAGAAACCAAGTTCGGTGAAAACCGATGAAAACCACATGAAAACTGTAAGTTTTGGGAAAATCTAAAAAAATGGAATCTTAAGATGATGTTTTATTAGCATGTGAAATTCCCAAGTTCAAAAACATTACCATTTACAAACAAAATCAGCATTGAATAGTGTCAAATAGTAAACATCACTTAATAATTGCTGAATTTGTTTTTTATAGCTCGTAAATGGTAATGTGTTTGAACTTGGAATTTCGCATGGCAAGCTCTTCACATCTCttttttttcttcagatttttaaaattttcaaacatGGTTTTTATGAAATTTTCTTTGAAACTTGGTTTCCATCTGATATTCTCTCACTTATAATAAGGTGGGAGAGAATATCTGAAACTTGGTTTCCATGTGATATTCTCTCACTTATAATAAGGTGGGAGAGAATATCTGCTGCTCCCAGCGGTAAGGCGTTTCCATGCTCACATGTCTAAAAATGCAATTTCAAAtgtttcaaaaattctgaaaaaatgtgaATGTTCCCAAGACATCTGTCCATGACCTTTGAAAAATTTAGATCCAGACTCAAAATACACAATGCTCTATAAATATATAAAGACTACAGCAAAAATTACATTATTCACGTCaagatttttcttttttgtttctcaatgtgcaTTTGGATTATCTAAATTGCTAGGGGTTATTTTCCCGAATAAGGCGGTATCTACTTTCACCAAGACGATTTTCTGCATATGTTTCGGGTATACTTACCAATAATCATTACACGAACACGCCCCATCCCTGAAATGGTGGAACCGGTTCCTGTCCCTCACCACGATCTCCCGCTCAAACACGCGAGATATCAATTTGGTCGCCTCATGGCAGTCTCCGCAAACCCGCAGGTTCTTCGTGACGCGCATCGTGTCACCTGGCCTGGTGCGCAGCAGCCCGAACGCGATGGCCAGCTTCTCGCTGTGATACAGCAGCGACGCCTCCTTCGCTTCCTCCGCGACGTCGTGCAGCACGTCGCTGGTGTCCGGCGCGTAGCCCTCCAGCCCGATCTTCCTCATCATGTCCTTCGCCATGGCGAATATCTCCTTCTCCTCGGGATGGCGCAGGGTCCCGCACTGGAACTCGCAGACCTCGCTGTCGATTTCGATCACGGACCGCCCCGCCTCCTTGCTCACGTTGCGCTCGTCCATCAGCTGCCGGACCCTGGCCACGTCTCCCCATCGGCCGGCGCTGGCCAGAAGGTTGGCCAGCAGCACGTACCGCCCGCTGTTCTGGGGATCCAGCTCGATGACACGCCATCCGATCGCCTCGCCTAGATCGAGGTCCCTGTGGATCTtgcatgctccgaagagtgctccGAGGACACCAATGTCAGGCTCCATTGGCATGTCGTCGATCACCTTCTTGGCTTCGTCCAGCAGCCCTGCCCTCCCGAACAGGTCGACCATACAGCCATAATGCTCCATCTTGGGCTCAATACCGTATCTCTGCACGATGTAGTCGAAGTAGTGGCGACCGCCGCTGACATTGCCGGTGTGGGCGCAGGCAGTGAGGACGTTCACCAGCGTGACATCATCGGGCGCCACATCTTCCCTCTCCATCTGGTGGAACAGCTCAATGGCTTCCTTGCACCTCCCGTGCACCGCCAACCCACCGATCATACAGTTCCACGACGTGAGCCCCTTCGTCGGCAGCCCCTGGAATACGCGCCATGCCTCCTCGACAGACCCACACTTGCAGTACATGTCGACCACCGCTGTAGCTAGCTTCTCATCCATCTGTATCCCGCTCTGCTCCACCCACCGGTGCACCTCCCTCCCACGGGCCAGCGCGCCAGCACCGGTGCACGCCACCACCGCGCTCGCCGCGACAAACCCATTCCCCTCTAGCCCCGTCACCCGCATTTGGTCGAACACCTCCAGCGCGTCCAAGAACCGCCCAGCCTTGACATACCCGGAGATCATCGCGTTCCAGGAAATAAGGTTTCTCTCGGGCATTCCGTCGAACAGCTCCCGCGCGTCGTCCACGTGGCCCAGCCTGCACAGCCCGCCCACCATGGTGGTCCACGACACGACGTCGAGGACCGCCGACGAGCCGCCGCCGACGAAGAGGCGGAAGGCGAGGTCCGCGCGCCCGTTGGCGTGGTAGGCGGCGAGGAGCGCGTTGAAGGAGTGCGCGTGGGAGTGGAAGTTGAGCTTGAGGAGGAGCGCGTGGAGCTGGACGGCGAGCGGGAGCGGCGCGGCGGGGAGGATGCGGGGCAGGGTGAAGTGGTCGGGGCGCAGGGGCAGGGAGAGCATGAGGGAGAGGAGCGCCGCGGCGTGGCGCGGCGGGAGGGAGGCGAAGAGCGGGTTGAAGAGCGCCGGGTGCGGGTCCGGGTGGTGCGCCAGGAGGCGCGCGGCGTAGGGGAGGCCGGCCGGGTCGCGCGCGAGGAAGGCGAGGAGGCGGCGCGCGTGGGCGGGGTgggaggcgaggccgaggcggaCGAGCTGCGAGTGGTGCTGCTTCAGCTCGTAGATGGTGGTGATGGGGATGGGGGTCACGCTGGGGGCGGACATTGCCGGGGCTCAGATGAAGAGGGGGTGACCCGATGGCCGGGGAGAGCAGCTCCCGCGCTTCTGGTGGATAAGACACGACACGAGCGATGCTATTCCCACGCACTACAAGTTCTACAAAAACAAAAAAGTTACGCACTGGTTTATTAGTGCCATCATATTTTGGATCCAATTTTGATCACATATTTAaataacaaaatattaatgcatattattaaaatttatattgttgaattcgtatTTAAATATTGTTTTCAATGCTATTATTTTACTATATATACTACTCCTTTCGTAAAGAAATATAGGagcttttagatcactaaagtagtgatctaaacactcttatatttatttacagagaaAGTATATTTTTATTAGTTGATTCATGGTTAAAATATGACATAAAATAGGAGGAGAGCTAGTAAATTGGGACGAAGGTAGTGGTTTATTAAGACGGTTAACAAGAATCAAGGGGTACTTACCAGGCCGAATCAACCTAGTACGTAAATATTTTGTAGAAGCCGTAGGTAAGAATATGATTTTCGGATAAGATACCGTGGCTGCCTTTGATAGATCTAGAAACTACGAGTATGTTTTCACTCAAATATACAAAGCTTGTATTTTCGTTCTCTTACCTAAAGTTCAAATGTTTTCTCTTAGAAACATTACACCCAATAAGAGTCATACAAGACGCGGCCGCTACCTATAGCCACGTCATCTTTTTTTACTATGCCGAAGTAAGAAAGTAACAAAGCGAATGGGATAGGAAAATGCGATGGGGAGAGAAAAACGTGTTCACACCTACCGCCCTGAGATAACGCCTCCACCGAGTAAAAGTTCCTTACCCACGAAGCCAACCCGTCCCATTCTGCTCGTCTCTGCATCTCCCTCCTCCATGACCGTGGCCACTAGCTACCCCTTGCCTCTTCCCTTTCCGCTCCTCTTGTGGACGGTGAAGGAGAGAGCGACGGGGCACGAGTATCCTCACCACAGTATAAACGGAACACCCACCTTCTTAGTTGTGGCTAACTAACGGCTCGGCAAATTTGTGGCGGCGACGACCGCCCATGCTCCTCTTCCTCCGCTTTCTCGGAACCGTGGCCTCCTCTTTGATCAAGCTCGTCGTCTTCCACAAGGTACGACTCGCCCCGTCCTGGCCTAGCGACCTCCCAGATTCCCTCACCTCACGCCCTCAATCCATTGATTTATTAGGGCGGCGTCAACGCAGGAGGCTCTGGGTGGCCGTGGCGGCTGCGAGGAGGTAGCCTATGGAGTCTGGCGACCGGACAAGGGCAAGGGTGCTGATCCCCCCTACCCCCAATCCCGATGGGGCCACCATCGACCAGATCTTCAGCACGCCAGGTTCGCCCACTCTTTCCCTTTCCGCAACACTTGGATCCCTATTTTCTTCCCCGTTCTCTTTTACATCGAAATATCAACTGATGATGAACAAATTAATGTGTCGATGCATCTTGTTAGTTAGTAGTATTACTGATGGTGGCATTATTTTACCCTTGTCTATTAGATCAGAAATAGTTAGGAAATAAGCACATGTATCTCATATTTGGAAACAGTGGCAATGACTTCATCCATTAATTCGTGCACACAATCATGTTCCACTATGATGATTGAAGTTCAATTGGTAATCCTGTGGAAGCTAACTCATTGATTTACAAGGATGGAAGATCTATGATTTGATGGACGTAGTTAGCAAACAATTGGATTTCATGTAAGTTTCTTCGTCCTATATTCACTCGAATATTGTTACTGAACTGTGTCTCAGAGGTTCATTAGTAGAGTTGTCCTAGACTCCTAGTCATGAATTATTGAAATGGGTGCTTATGTCCTCAACTATCCGGGAGAATAGTTGTTGGATATCAAAATTTACATTATAGAAAGCACTTTTGGTATTATTTGTTTGTTCTCGATTTTCATT
Protein-coding regions in this window:
- the LOC123169104 gene encoding pentatricopeptide repeat-containing protein At5g06540; this translates as MSAPSVTPIPITTIYELKQHHSQLVRLGLASHPAHARRLLAFLARDPAGLPYAARLLAHHPDPHPALFNPLFASLPPRHAAALLSLMLSLPLRPDHFTLPRILPAAPLPLAVQLHALLLKLNFHSHAHSFNALLAAYHANGRADLAFRLFVGGGSSAVLDVVSWTTMVGGLCRLGHVDDARELFDGMPERNLISWNAMISGYVKAGRFLDALEVFDQMRVTGLEGNGFVAASAVVACTGAGALARGREVHRWVEQSGIQMDEKLATAVVDMYCKCGSVEEAWRVFQGLPTKGLTSWNCMIGGLAVHGRCKEAIELFHQMEREDVAPDDVTLVNVLTACAHTGNVSGGRHYFDYIVQRYGIEPKMEHYGCMVDLFGRAGLLDEAKKVIDDMPMEPDIGVLGALFGACKIHRDLDLGEAIGWRVIELDPQNSGRYVLLANLLASAGRWGDVARVRQLMDERNVSKEAGRSVIEIDSEVCEFQCGTLRHPEEKEIFAMAKDMMRKIGLEGYAPDTSDVLHDVAEEAKEASLLYHSEKLAIAFGLLRTRPGDTMRVTKNLRVCGDCHEATKLISRVFEREIVVRDRNRFHHFRDGACSCNDYW